From Melospiza melodia melodia isolate bMelMel2 chromosome 2, bMelMel2.pri, whole genome shotgun sequence:
ACTAGCCAGTCTGTATCTATCTGTAGTTGTTTGCTTTTAACAGAAAATGTGTAACTCTTAGGTAAGGCATTTCTGAGCAATTCAGCTACGTGTATAGTTGCAAAGAGCTCAACTTCACCTGTCAGCTTAGGAAAGATTAGTGGAGAAAGGTGGAGTACAAACCAGAAACTGCAGATGATAAAACACCATAAGTTGGAACTATGATGTATGTTTTCCTAATTTTGGATTCTTTGTGGCCAGTTCATTTGTTTgaagcaggagctttgtgcctgtCATATATGATATTGATAGTCCACAGTGTTAGTGTATCTTTAAGTAAGTGTGAAAGAAACCCAAGCTGTGTGATCCCTCCCAGTTTGAGATCCATCAGTGGTTATTCACAGCTATCCCAAGGTGCACATTCCAACAGTCACGTTTTGGAGCCCCCGAATGCGGTGTTGCGATTGCTGcggtgcagtgtgtgtgtgtgctggtgtCTCAGTTCTGGAGAGCTGGTAACCGCGCGTTTTGCTTTGTAGATGCTGTAGATGGTAGGGACGAAAagcctgctgctgctgacgcTAATGTTAAGCCATCCACTCAAGTTATAGCAGCGAGCATGTCTGCATTCGATCCGCTAAAGAACCAGGATGAAATCAGCAAGAATGTCATGTCAGCCTTTGGCTTGACAGATGATCAGGTGTCAGGTAAGGACGTGGCTGGTGAAAAGGAAAGCTAAGCCTGTTCATAATCAATTGCTCCAGTTTTGATTTGTCACAAAGCATTTGTATGTTGGATGTATTAAGCTGTGTTCTGTGTTCACTGTGTcttcagaattctaaaacttgCTGTGTTAAGGTGTTGTGTCTATGTGCTAACTTTTGTGTACAAAATATTGAAATGCTGCTGTTGATTTTAGCATTGTGCTTTAGCTTAGAGTACAAAAtggcttcatttaaaaaaaatttaattactgATAACTGTTGTGTGGACTAACTTAATTGGTATCTGTCAATGATAGTAGAACTCACTGCTCTCTGCTTTAAGGTTTGATCTTGCAGTTCATGTTTTTGGCTTGTGCTTCTGCTCTTTGGGTCATTCAGAATGTGTTGTATGATCCCACCTTTTCTCTGTTTCATTTTAGAAGTAAATAGAATGAACGTTTTTACTGTTAACAATGGAATAACATCCTTGTctgaattatatttatttttgaaGATCTGAAGGACTGCTGGCCCTAGTAATAGAATGCTAAACATATGGAAACTGACTATACTAAATGAATGCTGTCAACTTGAGACAGGGTAACTGAAGCTAGAAAAGCAGTGTTGAATGTGATTAGGAGTGTGATGCAGAACTTAGGGAAGTGATTTTGCACAGAACCTGTGCAGGCCTGGCAAGGTTTAGTGGTTCATTGAAACATGAGAATAGAACTCCTGTTAGCTAACAGGATTTGTGTACTCTCATCTCCAGAGCAAGTGAGTTTATATGATGTGTGAAGTAATGATACAGATGAGCAAACCAGTATGAACTGGAGGTCATTCTCCAGTATGCCTGCCATGGCAAAAGTGGGGAGTAAAAGTAATTCATCTGCACTACTGTGACTGTGCAGTATCTAAAGTTGTACCCACAGACAGTGGCTGACTTCAATATGAAGTACAAGTCTGTGGACCAGGCCTGTTGTGTGATCTCTTCCTCCCTGGCACATTTTGGGTATTGTCACAGCATGGTTCTTTCACAGACCAGATGAAAACTTGCAGTGGGCTAGCTGAACAAGTAAGCAATAGCAAGTGAAGCACAACTGGCAGAAAATTTGAGTTATTTTTTGAATGAGTGGTTTTGATCTGTGATATTTCAATATTTGTGTCTCCATAATTCTTCTGAGAGAGGGAAATTACTTGACCATTCTTTGAATGTGCAAAGAACTCCACAGAGGACCATTTAAGCAGGGTATAAGAAATCCCATTTCTAAAGCTGTAATCCTGCAGTTATGTATATAAATGCAAATCAAGCAGTAGGCAGATTTAATTAACTTTCTCCTAATAAGGTTGTAATGAAAACACAATCAGGGGCTTGTTGGATGCATATTTATAATGTGTAAATATAACTATCTTAAAATTAAACATGTATTGGCAGCAGTTCTAGTACTTGTGCTTAAATTTGAAAGTAGTATCTCTTAGCATTCATACAGCTGGAAAGATCCAGGTTTAAGCTCCCTAGTTTCTAAcaaaatattttgcattaaatTGTAGTATATTTGTTCACATGTGTGTTTCAGAACTTCTTACTAATGTAGAGAAAATTTGAATTCCCAGTTTCCATGCTGTCTTTGGGTGTCAGCTGGAATATTTTCAGAATTAGCAGAGCAGACAATTGCTTTTGGACTAAAGCCTGCCATATCCTGTCTGGGAGTGTGATTTTAACACTTCTTTGGAGGTTTTCTGTTCACATGCTATTTGACTAGCAGTAAAACACTTTGTGGCTTGGTCCATGTGTTTCACAGCAAGATGCTAATCCATTTGGATAGCTCCATTCAATCTTTTGCCTTTCCTCCAGATAAGAAAAAATAGGTAAGTGCATGTTGTGTCCAAATGTGGCAGCTCCTCAGTGTGTGTGCGTGCAAGGTTAACACTTAAAGCTGTTGAAAAAAATATGCTGTCATGAAGAGTTTTATCTCACAAATGAGTCAGGTTCCTCAGAAGAATGAAATCTGAGTGACCTAGAGATAGGTGGAAAATTCTGCCCCCTCTGCCTGCCCCTCCCAATATTTTCAAATGAAAGTTTAGGTGTGTAAATACACACGTAGTTTTAGCTTGGGTATGACACACATGTAAATCTGAAGTGGAAAAAACGTTAAAAACATTGCAAGGGAGGGATCTTGTATTAGAATTTTTTAATTGCAGCTTGGTGTTCATTTCACATACTGTATTTTGTTCTTGCTCCTCTAGGACCGCCCAGTGCCCCTGCAGAGGAGCGATCAGGAACGCCGGACAGCATCGCTTCCTCCTCTTCTGCAGCCCATCCCCCTGGGGTCCAGGCACAGCAGCCCCCCTACCCCAGCCCGCAGCCACAGACAGGGCAGGTGGAAGGTAAGCAGCGTGCTTTCCTACTGTCCAGGATGTGAAGGATGTTGTCTGATTCTGCCTTGAATTAGCAGAGCCAAAGTGGACAGCAAACTGCCGATCCATGTGTGCCCCTCGGCAGAGCAGCTTTTGTCCTTGCTGGTCCCTGCAGAAACAGCAGGGGGAGCAGTGGCTCCGTTTGAAAGGGCGGGTGGTGTGACACGAGAGGATTTTTCATGGTACTGTTTTCTGCTTGCATCTGTGCCCTTGTCATACACTGTGTGTTGTGTCAAGCTTTCACTCAACTCAGTTTGTGGGCTTGTCTACTATGTATTAAAACTGTTGTTTACTCAGCATTTCTGTCTAACAGACTGGAGCTAGTATTTCATTGCTTCCTTTTTGTGCATGGCTCTGTGCTAGTCAAGTTAAACCCTATAACCATCTTAAATACATGGTAGTTCCTTATAACTCCTGAGAGCTGAGCTAGCTCTCCTTTAAAGTTAAGGTCTTAACTGACATTCAATTTTGTTTGCACTATGACATTAAAAAAGTTATTTAACTTCTTAAAGTTTATGTATTCTGAGGTTTCCTACATTTGGGCATCATTTTTCTGGTGCTTTTTTCTAAGTGCACTGAGCCTTTAGACCTTCACACTTCTGCATTTAACTGTGTGTGAAATAACCTGCTTTGTTTCTTCTTCCTCCATATGAAGAATAATATAAaattgtttctgtgctgctgtagGCACAAGTGAGAGCCCCCTGATGCTTGCTTTACTGATGCTCAGACAAGTGTGAGATGGTGATCACAGTATCCACAGTCACTTGGATTGCCTTGCCTGAAGGGAAATTTTGATCTAGCACAGCATTTGAACAGCTGGTACTTATGTGTAATATTTAAAGAGATAGGAATACTGCTGGTTGAAGTGGAGCTTATGAAACACTTATTTTGCTGCTTTCAGCCTTTTCTTGCTTATTAGTCAAGTGTTATAACATAGCAAGAGACATCTTTGTAGCTTAAAGATAGAGCAGTTTGGTGTTTATGTATAAAAGTTACTTTTGCAAAAAAGGGCTCCAGGTTCTTCTGTTGGCAGCCAGAAAACCTAATGTTCAGAAACCATATTCTCAGCTACTAAACTTGCATTTTATGAGTTTAATTTTTTACTTTAGTTTAATACAGTAAGGTAAGAAGTTTTAAGTGTTGCTGTTAAACTGGAACTGAAACCAAGAAGTGAAGCACTTAAAAGCACTAGCAGCACCAGCTTGGAATCCTGTATGGCTGCTAACaccagggaaaggaaaaatatttgtttcagtAAAACTCATCTTACTTGGGGAGAAGATGTTATCTAGGCTTATGTATCAGAGTAGATGTGTGATTTTTCTAGACTTGGGTCAAGGAAAGTGTAGTAGCAGCAAGTACTAATTATAAAGGGTATGTTCTGTAGCTTTATGTAGTTTTTATTACTGCTACTGCAATCTTTTAAGTATTGATTATATTTTCCTCACTCTGTGGTTCAGTCTTTGGGAAGAGATCAGAAGTAACTTTTGTCCTTGTTCATTAGAAATTAGAGATACATTGCTCATGCTGTGCATGGTGTGTATGTGGTAAACAGCAGTCTCTCACCAAAAGCTGGATAGTGCAATTATCAACTCTATTCCAAAGTGTTCAAAGACTTTTCTTTGAAACATGGAGTAGTTTTTTATACTTCACTGAGATCTGATAGCACCTCAGTCCAGGGGTAATGTGGGGGCTTGTGCTGTCCCCCCAAAGCCATAACCCAGCGAGAAGTTTGGGTAGGTTTTGATTGTTAGGTTTTCAACAGGATGGACTCACATAAATGGCTCTGCTGGTGAACAGCAGGTTCTGTTAGAAACTAGTTTGGAAACTAATTTGAAATTATTAGTTCATTTCATAAAAAGCCCAAAATTCCCCAAGCTGTGCTTCCCCCACACACTTTCCCAGTACTTTGAAGATTGAAGTAAACTGGTGATGCCAATCATGTGTCAGTCATTCTGGTGTATCAGGGTTTATTTATTAATGGCTTTCTCTGCTAGTAAACTCTGTGATGATTGTGATTTGATATTCACATGTAGCAACCTAAGAACCAGTTACCTCACTTCTGTGTGGATACTACTGAAGGGCTGCCTCCATTGAGAAGTTTTCAGCATTCACTAATTTGAATTAAATTAATCCAGCAAAGATGTTCTGTACAGTGCTGTGTCTGCTTTTCTATCACTAAATTCAGTCCTAAACACACATAAGAAGCAATTATATCCAGATGTGGATGCTTTTTTAGTCTTTGCTGAAATATATGTGAAATTGTCCCATAAGCACTTCATGGTCTTCTAGGGAAAAGAATGTTGTGTGAATATATGTAAATGGTCTGGATTCTGAATCAGACTAAAAGTCTTTTTCAGTGCACGGGAACAATGGCAAATGCTGGCAGACCTTTCACTGCAATAAGCACTGCTAAGTACAAAACCAGACATCAGTGCTGTAGCTCATCTAGTTTTCAGAGTAAAAACCCAGGGAAAGAAAAGACTCTGTGTCTGAGGGCCCAGAGTATCCCTGCCTGTATTCATGGCTGTAAATTAAGAATGTTTTTTAAATGGCACTAGAGCACCTCTCTGTTCCTCACTAACACCTCAGCCCTGGAGCAGACAGCAAACCTTCTCAGAAACCCTTGGTAAAAGTCCATGCTGTTTCTTTACTATCCCTTTACCTGGGATTTCCAGCAGGTGCCAGTGTGGTCTCTGTATTAGCCTGTAGGACATATCCCAAGATAGCCAGCCTGCTGGTTATTCTCCCAGAACTTCCCCATGTCAAATGACCTTCAGAAAGAGAACTTTCTGAGTTTCTGATTCTTAATTATCAAGCTAACAGACTTAAATTATTTTCAAGACTTGTGTTTTGCACTCATCATCCCACAATAATTGCACACCAAATAATATTTTAAGTTACTGCACCTGTATAAAGTATTCTAAACACCTTAGTGTGAATATAAAATACTGTTAATTTCAGCTGCAAGTAATACAGATTAAAGAAGAAATTAGGAGTTACTTTAAATCACTGTGGACAGGGGTCTGTCTGGGAGAACTTGGAGCAGTCAAGTTGCTTTTGTCTCTGTGCAGCTCTGAACATAGAGCTTACAGTCTATTTATACAGTCTGCTGATCTTTGCAGAATGAATAATAGTACAGTAACACTTCATAATAGTAAAGTTTCCATGTCTGCTTCAGTTCAGCTAAGCTTTAGTTTTGGCAGATAATTGATTTTGTTCTTTGACTGTGACTTTCTAGATTGAAGAACAGCAGAAGCATAAAGCCTCAACAGGACCCATAGGTTGTGTAAACAAATATTCTGCATCTTCTGGCCAAGAAATTGAAAACAGTGAATGTAGGAAAAATAAGCATTGGCTCGGACTACCAAGCTTAAGAATATAtggttttatttttgcttctGGTGTATACTGCTGGGTCTCTTAAGAAAACTTGGCAATGCTAAGAGATGGATGTCTTATCTGGAAAATGTGGTCAGCATAAATAATGTACCACTTGCTTACAGTACTTGGTTGCAGAAATGCTCTTAAAAAGCTAATCTAAACAGACAATCTGAGGACATGTTTAACTTTTGAAGTACTTAATTTACAGTGTACGTTCTGGAGCAGTTATGAAGATGTTTAAAGATTCCTGATCTGTTACCCACCAGAGCAGTGCTAGCTAAGATGGCAGATTCTGGCAGCCTCTGAAAATGTGCAATAGTAAGCCTCATGTAGCTCTTTAGATAAACTTCATTTAGCCAGAACAGCGTGTTTCAGAAACGACAGTCTGTACTTTGATGTCACTGGGTTTGTTTCTGTGCTGTTGGACTGTCATGGACTGTTCACTGTGATGCACCAGGGTACTGGGCTTCAATGAAATGCGTTTTTAATCCCTAGGTCAGATGTATCAGCAGTACCAGCAGCCTGGTTACCCTGCTCAGCAGCCGcaggctcagccccagcagcagtaCGGCGTGCAGTACCCAGgtaagcagctctgcagcagcagctcctgcagtgccccACCCTGGCAGGCTTCATTCCTGACTCTGTGGGGCAGCCAGGGTGCTGAGCTGCCCACGTGCCTGTGTTCCTTATGGGAGCTGGCACAATTCAGAAACTGCCAGGAAGAGAGCGCTGTAGCTGTTTAAATTGTTAGTATGTAGTCAGAGTTCAGTCCTGCTTGATTGTGACCAAAGGCAGACCTTGTTGCAAATCAGCAGAATGCCTTGTTAAAAAGGCAGGCAAAATGAATCACCTGAACGGTGAGCAGCCTTCAGGATTATATTCTGCAGTCATGGGATTCTAGCAAGTAAGTGACTAAAGATCCCAATTTAGCTTCCTTAAATATCAAAGATGTCTAAAGATGGCCCCTATTTCATGTGTCTAGAATGATCTCTGTATGCAAAATTTACTGGTGCAAACTCTGTAGTTGTCATTCAGTAAATCCTTGCCTAATAGACATACTGTAAATCCCAGAGAAACTTTCAAGAGatagtttttcttttttagtttttgATTTTGCTGATACCTTAAGTAAAGGTGCAAGTAGACTTTCAGCAGAAGAATATTTTAGTGCACTAGAGGTTTATGTGCAGTGAAATATGAAAAGCTAGCTTTGGTGTATACCCAAAATAAACTTGAACTCAGAACTTTCAGTTCCTTTAGGAGCAGCTGGCATCTAGGAATGCATAGTATATGCCAGGAATGACAGTCCCGATGAGGTTTAGGGATGAACCTGTTAGAGTAGATTCTGTAACAAATTGCATTTTGCTTAACAATTTTAGAAAATGATACAAAGCATTTATCATTCCTTGTTTTAAAAAATCCTCCTTAAACTAAACAAAAGACTCCCATTAAGTGACTCAGAGCCAGTGTGACCTTTTCTTGGTGCACAGTGGGAGTGCATCACTTTTTATATAGATGAGAGGGTTTGCAGAGCTCACAAAGAAATTCCATGCTTAGCTTGGATAAGAAGCCTAGATTACTTGGACTGAAGGTTGTGCCTCAGACCTTGTTCCTGTGCACTGTGTGAGAGCTCATTGGTTTGAGTGTTTAAATGAAATCTTGTTATCTGCAGATTTCTCCCCACCACACTGGTAATTAGAATACAGAGACAGATGTACTGAGGTTATAATTTCAGAAGTAGCAAGGCTGTTGGAAGTAGAAGGGTCTGTCTGACACTCTAGGCTTAAAAACTGAGTGAGGAAACAAAGGAATTCCAATCTGCTTTCTAGACATATCCTACCATTGTCTAATCCATTATTTTACTGATGTTCCTGTGAAAACCCTAGCGCAATGTGAGTTTTGCTTTCCAACATCATTGTCAAGTATGAATGAAATGCCACCAGAAACTTCCTGGGCACCTCTGGTTGTCATAACTAATCACAAtatcttcagaaacagagtttgcTTTGAGGACTTCTTGACAGCAGAGATGTCAAGTAGAGATGGAGATGTTGAGTCATAGGATCTTTTTGTTTGTGTTGCTTTAGTTCTCATGAGTATTGTGTCTCCTTTCAAACCCATGTCTCCCCAAGAGCAGGATACCTTCCCACTCTTGTAGATCTACTAGGCAACAGTGGCTATTTATTCATGGGTGTAAAAATGGACCCTTCAGAGGTTTGTCTCATGAGTAAATTTTGATCCCAGTTTCAAGGTGAGTTTACTGCAGTGCATTCTTACCCTTGCTCTTTCCATTTAGGGCTGTGCAATTTTAATAATTTGTGTGTCTGGTGTTTAATGCTGACAGGATTCCAGTCACTGGAGAGGTTTCATTGCAAGTAGCTGCAGGTGTGTTGGATAAAAGTAGCTATTTCTTCATGAAAGGACTTTGTTCCATTTTAAAATTTCTGAGAAGAGAAATTCCCTTTGGAAGCTAGTGTTATACAGAAAAATCAAATTTGAGACGTGTAAATGGAAGTTTTGTGCTCAAGTGTTTTGTTCTACATAACCTTTTCATATTTACCACTAAGGAACTGAAAACACCTATGATTTCaccaattattttttttaaatataaaacccTGAGAGTATTGTCGAGACAGTTTAATTTGGAGGTTTTATTTGGGAAAAGGATTGAATTTTGCCTCATTTGCCAATGAAGACTTTATTTTTTGTGTGTGATATTTAGGAAAAGActacttgccttttttttttatttatttcttgtcAGTCACAGGAAAACTGTTTTATTGTAACTGTTGTCAGTGTGCTGTGCTGCCGCGGTGTGCACCAAAACCCCGGCCGTGCGCTTATGTGAGAGGCAGGAAAACTCGCAGTTCACGCTTGATTTGCCTTTTCTGTGCTTCCCGCATCGTTTTGCGTTTGTCGCTGTGAACATTAGGAACAGCAGGTCTTTCTGCAGGCACCCGGGCTCCTTAGCGTCTCTCACGCCACCCTGCTCTCTGCCTTTCCAGCAGgctacagccagcagcagcccccgTCGCAGCAAGCGCAGCAGTTCCCGGCCTACAGCCAggcggccgccccggccccggccgccgccTTCCCGGGCCAGGCGCAGCAGCTGCCGGCGCAGCAGCCGCAGTACGCGACGGGCAGCTTCCCCCCGCAGCCCTACACCACGCAGGCCTCGCAGCCCGCCGCCTACAGCGGCTCCCAGGCGGCCCCGGGCACCTTCCAGCCGCGGCCCGGCTTCACCCCCCCGCCCGGCAGCACCATGACTCCCCCGCCCAGCGGGCCCAACCCCTACGCCCGCAGCCGTCCCCCGTTCGGGCCGCAGGGCTACACCCAGCCCGGGCCCGGCTACCGCTAAGGAGGTGCCCGAAGACAGCGACTGACGCGTGCGATTCCATCCCGACAGACTCCAGAATTTTTAATTGAGATTCCAAAACTGTAATGAGGCAAAACTATAGCTGTTAATTAAATTCTGCTGGGGGGAGGGAAATGACCAAATCTTTCCTGCTTTAAATTGTATTCGCTTCCTAGTTTAATTTGGGGCTGGGTGGTTTTTGGAAAACACTACTTAAATGTCTGTAAAGTGATTGACATTCTAGCTTGCCTTGTCTGAGGGATATGAAGATACTAGTTGGAAGTTTAGCCCACTTATCAGGCTTGTTCTTACTAATACCATGATGTACTAAATTAGATTCATTCTGGAGGTCAAACTAGATATGATGTATTATAAATTGTAATGTTCACATGGAAAAACTAATAAAAACCCTGAATCTATTAAATGCCTGATCTTGATTTTAGAAGACAAGTGTGCTAAGACCAGTGTGCATGCTGGGTGCAGAGATTTGTGGTGAAGAGCAGCGGTGCTGGGGTCTGTAGGAGGAGAGGCAGATTGCTGGGTGTGGAAATGGAGAGGTGCTGGGACTGCAGCTGGCTTGCACAGAGGTTTCACAGCAGGGGCTGGTTTTGTGCTGTCTGCTGTCATTAATTGTCAAGTGACTCTTTTACCAAATAATTAGAAACCAATCTGTAAAATCTTAAAGTCTCTTATCAATTTTGCTTTAACAAGGTGTGGGAGAGAATTCATTTTTTACTTGAAGATTTGAACCAAATGGGTAATTTAAAAAAAGAGCTCTTAAAAACCCCCCAACTTTCCACAGGTTCTTTGCCACCCCGAAGAACTTGGGAGTGCAATCCTAGTGACTCACTTTTGAGCCAAGAAAAAGCAGATCAAGGGCTGTAATGAAGTCAATAGACCACACTGCAGCAGAGAGCAAAACATTTTCCCAGTTAATATTTTCCACTTTGCAGATTCTAGGAATATGTAAAACTAAGCGGGGAATAAAAAATAAGCTGGGGCAAGCTGCTTGAGCTCTCCTAAAGACAAATTAGGAAGTTGAGTGAAAATATTCCTACCTTCAGCATCCTTAAACAGTGCTGTGCCCAATTACTCAGTAAGCTGTGGCTGTATCTCCTCCCATTTCTGCTCTTGGACTGAACACACCCCATGTTCATTAGGCCATTTAACAGGGGCTTGGTTCCAGCAAGCAGTTTGTTCTGAATAACAGCATTTACCACAGAAACTAAGCCTTGTTTTCATGTAAAACACTTGAAAAAAACCACttgattaaaaaatattttattaggaGTACAGTGTACCTGCAATGTACTTTATAAGGCATTTTCTATAAATGACTACTATATAGATCTGGTAGTTCCTGTTCATATTTCTTCAATACATTAGTAAGGTAATGAATAacaccttaaaaaaaacctacatCTCTTTATTTAGTTCATAAATGTTCAAGCAGTACAACAAGTAGCTTTGGAAGAGGTTTTAATTAAAATAACTGTAAAGCAGTTCTAAAGTTCAGTTATCAGTATTTCCCCTTTGTCCCCAATGAAAACTGTTTTAAAccagaatttttctttttaaataaaataaacctgATCATGCTCTTATAATTAGTTTATTCTTCTTCCTCTTTCATTTGTCTTTCCAAGTCCCCTTGCATGGTACATACATTTGGCTTTTGAACCAGTAAGTGTcagactctgaaaatgacatTTTCCTGAAAAGCCCCAGCTGTAGAGGCcagctttgttttttctttccatgTACATATGTACCTGTCCACTTCAGTTAGAAAACAccagccctccctgccagccACTGCCAGGCTCTGCCTCCATAGTGACAGGCTGAACATGGCTTTGGCTGGGGCTGAAACATTTGAAAACAGACATGGAAGAAAACTCCACTGAACTTTATCATTTAAAGCTGCACATACAGCAACCTACCTGGCATTTTGGCAGGAGCATAAACTGTTTGAACATGTAAGGAGAAAGTGCTTCAAGTTTACTGGCTGCAGGATATTAAAAATTATAGGATCTTTTCTATAATTTATGACTGGGAGATGTTACAGATGGATTAGGATGGGTAGCTTATGGCACTTGCATTACAGGACCAGTGAATATTTAAAACTAACGCACATTGCATTCCATGACCAACTCTGGCATATCTGTGCCTTAAACATTTATTACAACACCGTGATAAATAATATACACACTGTATCTTTTAAAATACCATATAAACCATACCTCAAGAATAGGGAGCCAGCTTCCCTATGCATTATCCTACAACATGTCCCTAGCctgtgttgttttttctttttaaattctaaAAACAAATTTGTAACACTGGATAACTACAGTAAGCAGCCTACACTATTACACAATTAACGCAGTATTGGCATTAGACTGGTGCAAGCCTTGCACATCGGCCAGCCCTGTGAGCGTTGCCTTCCTGCAGCCGGCGCTGGGCAGCGGGGCCTTGGCACCCTCTGTGTGTGGCATCACCACTTGCCAGGTATCGATGTGCCACACTCGTACCAGCGCACGTAGTTAATCTGAGTCTCCCCGCCTATCTTCCCAAATTTGACGGGTTCCTGACGAACTGCCCTGAAAAACCCTGCAACAGAGAAGAGAGTTTTGTTGGCACAAAGCTCTCAGGACAGGACCGTGCTTTGGTTCCCTGAGAAGTCTGTAACTAACAATTCAGTGTGTGGCTGAAATAGTCACCAAGCCTTTAAACCCACctgccacaagcagagctgttcGCTGCCCCTACATCCACCAGCACTCTGCAGTTTGCCCACCCAGCTCAAAGCAAAAGTGCTtgggatggcagcacagagctgaaGCCTGCCTCCCTGGAGATCCCAGCACCCTGCTGTGGgtggggctggctgggcacagcctgtgcccctctgtccttcctctggctgtgctgggctctcggaacaggaggcagctctgcactgcaaagTGACAGTGACAAATAGTCCCCACTGTGCAGCTTGACACTGCAGTGAGCCTCAATAAAACCCGGCCACTGGGGAAAGTTCACAGCATCTCCCCATCCAAATCATCCTCCTGTTTTCACTCTGGTGCTTTTGACAACACATTTGCTTCCCATTCAAACAATTAACATTAGGTAAGAAATTAAAATGAGGAACTGGggctccatccaacctgaccaTAAGGAATGTATGTGTGGCTGGAGCCACACACAAAAAATTCTGAGATGGCATCAGCCGGGATTCTCTCACAGCACTTCGGGTCAAATATACACAATGTATCTTTTAAAACACCCTATAAACCATACCTCAAGAACAGGGAGCCAGCTTTCCTACACATTATCCTACAACATGTCCctatcctgttttttttttcactctgatTCTCTCACAGCACTTCAGGTCAAATATGTGAAGTTATTTCAGAAATCAATCTGCTGCAAGTTAAGAACAATTGGTCTGTTGGTTTGTTCAGTTCATTTGCTGGAAATACAAGCTGCTGAAAAGGTGAagtcttttgttttcttctgttgtTGTTTATTTTGGCCTAAAAATGATCATAGTTCATGAATTCTCTCAAATCCAGTTGCTGAAATTAAATTGTTTATATGTGTATTTTAAACTGTTAggtaaaat
This genomic window contains:
- the TFG gene encoding protein TFG isoform X1, whose amino-acid sequence is MNGQLDLSGKLIIKAQLGEDIRRIPIHNEDITYDELVLMMQRVFRGKLLSNDEVTIKYKDEDGDLITIFDSSDLSFAIQCSRILKLTLFVNGQPRPLESNQVKYLRRELIELRNKVNRLLDCLEPPAEPGLSTNLPESDAVDGRDEKPAAADANVKPSTQVIAASMSAFDPLKNQDEISKNVMSAFGLTDDQVSGPPSAPAEERSGTPDSIASSSSAAHPPGVQAQQPPYPSPQPQTGQVEGQMYQQYQQPGYPAQQPQAQPQQQYGVQYPAGYSQQQPPSQQAQQFPAYSQAAAPAPAAAFPGQAQQLPAQQPQYATGSFPPQPYTTQASQPAAYSGSQAAPGTFQPRPGFTPPPGSTMTPPPSGPNPYARSRPPFGPQGYTQPGPGYR
- the TFG gene encoding protein TFG isoform X2, giving the protein MNGQLDLSGKLIIKAQLGEDIRRIPIHNEDITYDELVLMMQRVFRGKLLSNDEVTIKYKDEDGDLITIFDSSDLSFAIQCSRILKLTLFVNGQPRPLESNQVKYLRRELIELRNKVNRLLDCLEPPAEPGLSTNLPESDAVDGRDEKPAAADANVKPSTQVIAASMSAFDPLKNQDEISKNVMSAFGLTDDQVSGPPSAPAEERSGTPDSIASSSSAAHPPGVQAQQPPYPSPQPQTGQVEGQMYQQYQQPGYPAQQPQAQPQQQYGVQYPGYSQQQPPSQQAQQFPAYSQAAAPAPAAAFPGQAQQLPAQQPQYATGSFPPQPYTTQASQPAAYSGSQAAPGTFQPRPGFTPPPGSTMTPPPSGPNPYARSRPPFGPQGYTQPGPGYR
- the TFG gene encoding protein TFG isoform X3; amino-acid sequence: MNGQLDLSGKLIIKAQLGEDIRRIPIHNEDITYDELVLMMQRVFRGKLLSNDEVTIKYKDEDGDLITIFDSSDLSFAIQCSRILKLTLFVNGQPRPLESNQVKYLRRELIELRNKVNRLLDCLEPPAEPGLSTNLPESDAVDGRDEKPAAADANVKPSTQVIAASMSAFDPLKNQDEISKNVMSAFGLTDDQVSGPPSAPAEERSGTPDSIASSSSAAHPPGVQAQQPPYPSPQPQTGQVEAGYSQQQPPSQQAQQFPAYSQAAAPAPAAAFPGQAQQLPAQQPQYATGSFPPQPYTTQASQPAAYSGSQAAPGTFQPRPGFTPPPGSTMTPPPSGPNPYARSRPPFGPQGYTQPGPGYR
- the TFG gene encoding protein TFG isoform X4, with protein sequence MNGQLDLSGKLIIKAQLGEDIRRIPIHNEDITYDELVLMMQRVFRGKLLSNDEVTIKYKDEDGDLITIFDSSDLSFAIQCSRILKLTLFVNGQPRPLESNQVKYLRRELIELRNKVNRLLDCLEPPAEPGLSTNLPESGPPSAPAEERSGTPDSIASSSSAAHPPGVQAQQPPYPSPQPQTGQVEGQMYQQYQQPGYPAQQPQAQPQQQYGVQYPAGYSQQQPPSQQAQQFPAYSQAAAPAPAAAFPGQAQQLPAQQPQYATGSFPPQPYTTQASQPAAYSGSQAAPGTFQPRPGFTPPPGSTMTPPPSGPNPYARSRPPFGPQGYTQPGPGYR